The following proteins are co-located in the Fimbriiglobus ruber genome:
- a CDS encoding zinc-dependent alcohol dehydrogenase family protein: MKAVVFDQPGPPEDVLHVRDVPQPAPGRGEVLVRMIASPINPSDLMYVHGNYGLKPKCPATPGFEGVGVVEASGGGLLGRFLRGRRVVVMNDRRGNWSEYTVAAARQCIPVPADLSDEQAASFFVNPATAVALTRHVLAVPPGGWLLQTAAGSALGKMVIRLGRRDGFHTFNVVRRREQVAELKALGADEVVCEDDPIEDRLHAVTGGLGAAHVIDPVGGATGTRAIRCLAPGGRAVLFGLLSGESVTLDPRFLITGSKSVQGFWLADWAKKQGILKKLKLIRQIRGLLREGVLTSDIAATHSLDEVRTAVREAAVPGKKGKILLRIAAGR, encoded by the coding sequence GTGAAAGCCGTCGTATTCGACCAGCCCGGTCCGCCGGAGGACGTTTTGCACGTGCGGGACGTGCCTCAACCCGCACCGGGCAGGGGCGAGGTGCTGGTGCGGATGATCGCCAGCCCGATCAACCCGTCCGACCTGATGTACGTTCACGGCAACTACGGGCTCAAGCCCAAGTGCCCGGCGACACCCGGGTTCGAGGGGGTGGGCGTGGTCGAGGCGTCCGGCGGCGGGCTGCTCGGGCGGTTCCTGCGCGGCCGTCGCGTCGTGGTGATGAACGACCGGCGCGGCAACTGGAGCGAATACACGGTCGCCGCGGCCCGCCAGTGCATCCCGGTGCCGGCCGACCTGTCCGACGAGCAGGCGGCCTCGTTTTTCGTCAACCCGGCCACCGCCGTCGCGCTGACCCGCCACGTACTCGCGGTGCCGCCGGGCGGGTGGTTGCTCCAAACCGCAGCCGGTAGCGCGCTCGGCAAGATGGTCATCCGGCTCGGCCGGCGCGATGGCTTCCACACCTTCAACGTCGTCCGCCGTCGCGAACAGGTCGCGGAACTGAAAGCCCTCGGCGCGGACGAAGTCGTTTGCGAAGACGATCCCATCGAAGACCGGCTCCACGCCGTCACGGGTGGCCTCGGGGCGGCCCACGTCATCGATCCGGTCGGCGGGGCGACTGGGACGCGAGCCATTCGCTGTCTGGCGCCGGGCGGCCGGGCCGTGTTGTTCGGCCTACTCTCGGGGGAATCGGTCACGCTGGACCCGCGGTTTCTGATCACAGGCAGCAAGTCCGTCCAGGGGTTCTGGCTCGCGGACTGGGCGAAAAAGCAGGGGATCCTCAAGAAACTCAAGCTCATCCGCCAGATCCGCGGCTTGCTTCGCGAGGGCGTCCTGACCTCCGACATCGCGGCCACCCACTCACTCGACGAGGTCCGTACCGCCGTCCGCGAAGCAGCGGTCCCGGGGAAGAAGGGAAAGATCCTGCTCCGGATCGCTGCCGGACGGTAG
- a CDS encoding citrate synthase encodes MSSEPEYRPGLEDVPAAKSAVSFIDGKRARLEYRGIPVEVLARESCFEETSWLLLKGELPTQRQLAEFDHGLRTRRRLHFRLKDLIRCMPADGHPMDALQASVSALGMYAPTRAVNNQAANWDATLKLIAALPTLVAAFSRVRRGEEILDPRSDLDHAANFYYMLFEKEPTTAVRKVLDAALITHAEHTMNASTFTARVTGSSLASPYAVIASAIGTLSGPLHGGANEEALAQLEQIGGPENVKPWLDAKLAADPKFKVMGLGHRVYKVKDPRANVIQELAEHVFAETSRPKNYETALELERVCAGIYGAKGVYPNVDFYSGVVYHSLGIPTDLFTPIFAISRVVGWLAHWTEQLVGNRIFRPEQVFVGKTDVPYVPLEKRP; translated from the coding sequence ATGAGCAGTGAACCCGAATACCGCCCCGGCCTCGAAGACGTTCCGGCCGCCAAGTCGGCGGTGAGTTTCATCGACGGCAAGCGGGCGCGGCTGGAGTACCGGGGCATCCCGGTCGAAGTTCTGGCCCGGGAAAGCTGCTTCGAAGAAACGTCCTGGCTGCTCCTCAAGGGCGAACTCCCGACCCAGCGGCAACTCGCCGAATTCGACCACGGCCTGCGGACCCGCCGGCGGCTCCACTTCCGGCTCAAAGATCTGATCCGGTGCATGCCCGCCGACGGCCACCCGATGGACGCGCTCCAGGCCAGCGTGTCGGCCCTCGGGATGTACGCGCCCACCCGGGCGGTGAACAACCAGGCGGCCAACTGGGACGCCACCCTCAAACTGATCGCCGCCCTGCCGACGCTCGTGGCCGCCTTCTCCCGCGTCCGCCGCGGCGAAGAAATCCTCGACCCGCGGAGCGACCTCGACCACGCGGCCAATTTCTATTACATGCTGTTCGAGAAGGAACCGACCACGGCCGTCCGCAAGGTACTCGACGCGGCCCTAATCACGCACGCCGAACACACGATGAACGCCTCGACGTTCACCGCCCGGGTGACGGGGTCGTCGCTCGCCAGTCCTTACGCCGTGATCGCCTCGGCGATCGGCACCCTGTCCGGCCCGCTGCACGGCGGGGCGAACGAAGAAGCGCTGGCGCAGCTCGAGCAGATCGGCGGCCCCGAAAACGTTAAACCGTGGCTCGACGCGAAACTCGCGGCCGATCCCAAGTTCAAGGTCATGGGCCTCGGCCACCGGGTTTACAAGGTGAAGGACCCGCGGGCGAACGTCATCCAGGAGTTGGCCGAGCACGTCTTCGCGGAAACCAGCCGGCCGAAGAATTACGAGACGGCCCTCGAACTCGAACGAGTCTGCGCCGGCATTTACGGCGCGAAGGGCGTTTACCCGAACGTCGATTTTTACTCGGGCGTGGTCTACCACTCGCTCGGCATCCCGACCGACCTGTTCACGCCGATCTTTGCCATCTCGCGGGTGGTCGGCTGGCTCGCCCACTGGACCGAGCAACTCGTCGGCAACCGGATCTTCCGCCCTGAACAGGTCTTCGTCGGTAAGACCGACGTCCCGTACGTGCCGCTCGAAAAGCGCCCGTAA
- a CDS encoding DinB family protein yields MSRTQTLIASIVFSRSYTLRLVESIPVGEWFKIPPAGVSHVAWQVGHLAMAQYRLALQRIRGERPDDAALISPEFLKTFGRDSVADPDPSRFPSPEEIRAVFERVYARLMSELPSLEDATLDQPAATPHAFCKTKFDCLHWCSHHEMLHAGQIGLLRRQLGHKQLW; encoded by the coding sequence ATGTCGCGCACTCAAACCTTGATCGCGAGTATCGTATTCTCGCGGTCCTACACGTTGCGGCTCGTGGAGAGCATCCCCGTCGGCGAGTGGTTCAAAATACCACCCGCCGGGGTGTCGCACGTCGCCTGGCAGGTCGGCCACCTGGCGATGGCCCAGTACCGCCTCGCCCTTCAGCGCATCCGCGGCGAGCGACCGGACGACGCGGCGTTGATCTCCCCCGAATTCCTCAAGACCTTCGGCCGCGATTCGGTCGCCGATCCCGACCCGTCCCGGTTTCCGTCGCCCGAAGAGATCCGGGCCGTTTTCGAGCGTGTCTACGCCCGCTTAATGTCGGAACTTCCGTCGCTGGAAGATGCCACCCTCGACCAGCCGGCCGCAACGCCGCACGCATTTTGCAAGACGAAGTTCGACTGCCTACACTGGTGTTCTCATCACGAAATGCTCCACGCCGGTCAAATCGGCCTACTGCGGCGACAACTCGGTCATAAACAGCTGTGGTAA
- a CDS encoding HTTM domain-containing protein has protein sequence MSSEPVTVVGPVPWLPGSLGWAIVEPVPAERLAALRIGAGLVLLADVCLTFLPFARTLVGPTGYTPFAGSGADPLPGAQWSVCRLLPPEWGGYAVLAALAAAAICLIVGWKPRVAALVAWVCVVSLFWGNPLVHNGGDRIRTFIPMLLIFCPSAAVWAVGVRVAGRVYVSGWPCRLALVQLCCIYGFTAWYKLFDSCWQNGTALAYSCRNIEWCNAPGLLGATPDALLRLGTWFAVAWEMSFPVLAVLPRARMITLAIGVVFHLMTFAMFEVGMFPFFTLCCYLPLFPWEKIRRRAVEPASKGDVETADASDSRRAMTGSTA, from the coding sequence GTGAGTAGCGAACCGGTCACAGTCGTGGGCCCGGTTCCCTGGTTGCCCGGCAGCCTGGGGTGGGCGATCGTCGAGCCCGTTCCGGCTGAACGGCTGGCGGCGCTGCGGATCGGGGCGGGTCTCGTTCTGCTGGCGGATGTCTGCCTGACGTTCCTGCCATTCGCACGCACGCTGGTCGGCCCGACCGGGTATACGCCGTTCGCCGGCAGCGGTGCCGATCCGCTTCCGGGCGCCCAATGGTCGGTGTGTCGCCTGTTGCCGCCGGAGTGGGGCGGGTACGCGGTTCTCGCCGCGTTGGCTGCGGCCGCGATTTGCTTGATCGTGGGGTGGAAGCCGCGGGTTGCGGCTCTGGTGGCGTGGGTCTGCGTCGTTTCGTTGTTTTGGGGGAACCCCCTCGTTCACAACGGCGGCGACCGCATCCGCACCTTCATCCCGATGCTGCTGATCTTCTGCCCGTCCGCCGCGGTGTGGGCGGTCGGAGTGCGGGTGGCGGGGCGGGTGTACGTCTCGGGGTGGCCGTGTCGCCTCGCGCTCGTGCAACTCTGCTGCATTTACGGGTTCACGGCGTGGTACAAACTGTTCGACTCGTGCTGGCAGAACGGCACGGCGCTCGCGTACTCGTGTCGCAACATCGAGTGGTGCAACGCACCGGGCTTGCTGGGTGCCACTCCTGACGCTCTGCTCCGGCTGGGGACGTGGTTTGCGGTCGCGTGGGAGATGTCGTTTCCGGTCCTCGCCGTGTTGCCGCGGGCTCGAATGATCACGTTGGCCATCGGCGTCGTGTTTCACCTGATGACGTTCGCGATGTTTGAAGTCGGCATGTTCCCGTTTTTCACGCTCTGCTGTTACCTCCCGCTCTTCCCGTGGGAAAAAATTCGGCGCCGGGCCGTGGAACCAGCGAGCAAGGGAGATGTCGAAACCGCGGATGCTTCGGACTCGCGACGAGCCATGACGGGATCTACGGCGTGA
- the selA gene encoding L-seryl-tRNA(Sec) selenium transferase — translation MSDRPYHLIPAVSKVLALPEIAAASARFGHEAVATAVRDEVDQLRAVVTAGQALGDERLTPNALATRVLARLADAAIPTVRPVINATGIILHTNLGRSPVHETAALAAYEAARGYLNLEMDLATGSRSSRQDGIRAGIQALTGAESATAVNNCAAATVIVLRTLAQGKEVIVSRGQLIEIGGSFRIPDIMATSGAILREVGTTNITRARDYETAIGPNTGLIMRIHASNFRVSGFTQSVGIDELVAIGKRCQIPVVDDVGSGLAVDLSAFGLTGEPLVSDGIRAGADLVMFSGDKLLGGPQAGIIAGRASLIQRIERDPLMRAFRLDKMTLAALEATLRLYRDPARAVREIPTLRSISTPVSALRERCERLAGRLRDIEALASVTVRDDTTYVGGGSLPDQALPTVVVALVARHLGETAFSTRLRSGTPAVVGRVKDQEVLLDLRTVFDRQEDDLVAAIRAAAASHPVTP, via the coding sequence CCACCTCATCCCGGCCGTGTCCAAAGTTCTCGCCCTCCCCGAGATCGCAGCCGCCAGCGCGCGATTCGGGCACGAAGCGGTGGCTACTGCCGTTCGGGACGAGGTCGATCAACTCCGGGCCGTCGTTACAGCCGGTCAAGCTCTGGGTGACGAACGACTTACTCCCAACGCGCTCGCCACGCGCGTCCTCGCGCGGCTCGCCGACGCAGCCATCCCCACCGTCCGCCCCGTTATCAACGCGACCGGCATCATTCTGCACACGAACCTCGGCCGATCGCCGGTACACGAAACCGCGGCCCTCGCGGCTTACGAAGCGGCTCGGGGCTATCTCAACCTGGAAATGGACCTGGCCACCGGGTCGCGGTCGTCGCGGCAGGACGGTATTCGCGCCGGCATCCAGGCATTGACCGGCGCCGAATCGGCCACCGCGGTCAACAACTGTGCGGCCGCCACGGTGATCGTGCTGCGGACACTCGCACAGGGCAAAGAAGTCATCGTTTCGCGCGGGCAGCTCATCGAGATCGGCGGCAGCTTCCGCATCCCGGACATCATGGCGACGAGCGGGGCCATTCTTCGCGAAGTGGGCACCACGAACATTACCCGGGCCAGGGACTACGAGACCGCCATCGGCCCGAATACCGGCCTCATCATGCGCATTCACGCGAGCAATTTCCGCGTGAGCGGGTTCACCCAATCCGTCGGCATCGACGAACTCGTCGCAATCGGCAAGCGCTGCCAAATCCCGGTGGTTGACGACGTGGGGAGTGGGCTGGCGGTGGATCTTTCCGCGTTCGGCCTGACCGGCGAACCGCTCGTCTCGGACGGCATCCGGGCCGGCGCGGACCTCGTTATGTTCAGCGGGGACAAGCTATTAGGCGGGCCACAGGCCGGAATCATCGCCGGTCGGGCGTCGCTCATCCAACGCATCGAGCGCGACCCACTGATGCGAGCGTTTCGCCTCGACAAGATGACGCTGGCGGCACTGGAAGCAACGCTCCGCCTCTACCGCGATCCGGCCCGTGCCGTCCGCGAGATTCCGACCCTTCGTAGCATTTCGACGCCCGTATCGGCGTTGCGGGAGCGCTGCGAGCGGTTGGCTGGACGACTTCGAGATATTGAGGCATTGGCGTCCGTGACCGTGCGCGACGATACGACTTATGTGGGCGGCGGCTCGCTCCCGGACCAGGCGCTCCCCACGGTGGTTGTCGCCCTCGTCGCGCGACACCTGGGCGAAACCGCGTTCTCTACCCGGCTCAGAAGCGGTACGCCGGCGGTCGTCGGTCGCGTAAAAGACCAGGAAGTGTTGCTCGATTTGCGGACGGTCTTCGACCGCCAGGAAGACGACCTGGTCGCCGCCATCCGCGCGGCCGCAGCCAGTCATCCGGTCACGCCGTAG